The sequence below is a genomic window from Synergistaceae bacterium.
TAACTTTTTCTCCCCCCCTGATAATTTGTGCGGCGGCCTGTCTGCTAAATGGGCGGCTCCAAGTGAATCAAGTAAATTTTTAGCGGCTTCATGGGCTTTGCTTGTGTTAATTCCCCTTGCTACGAGGTTAAATGCTACGTCTTCTATAACGCTTGGCATTAATAATTGATTGTCTGAATCCTGAAAAACTAAGCCGATATTTTTATTTGATAAAATCTCGCCGTCTTGTATATTAACAGCTCCGGCCAAATGCAATAAAAGAGTCGATTTGCCCGACCCGTTAGCACCGACAAGAGCAACTTTTTCGCCCTGATTGATTATGAACGAGACATTTTTTAAAGCCTCGTGATTATCAGGATACTTATACGATAAATTTTTTACCTCAAGCATTATATATTTATTCCCCATTCGTTGTCCGTCCCACTAACCCCCTCCCCATCCCCCCCGCCCCCCTTCCCAACCCCGAAGGGGGGAGAAAAGCACAAAATCTCTACTTCACTCGCACAAACATCATCGACACAAGCATAACTATAAACGATAAAATTATTCCGCAAGTCGACGCATTCAATACAGCAAACCCGAAATTAATCGCGTGAGTCTCCGTAAAAAATGTCAGGTAAAGAGTCAAAGCCGCCCCCATTACAGCAGAAAGCACAGCACCGAAATTATTTGCACGCCTCGTGAATAATCCAAATATTAACGGCGCAGAAAGTGAGACACTCATTAACGAATAAAATATAGTCAACGCTGATATAATGCTCTCAAGTTTCAACGCAAGAATCACTCCTAATACACCGCAAATTACACTCACAACGCGCGAACCCGTTAATAATTTCTTGTCCGATATTCCGGGATTCATGAATCTTTTATATAAATCGTTCGTAATTGACCCCGCAAGCATGTATAAAACTGTATCCGCCGTACTTACTTCCGCAGCAAAAATCGCAGCCAACGCCACACACGCAGCAGCAAACGGCATCATATTTTTCATTGCAGCAGGTAACGCTAAATCCGCACGAGCCAATTCCGGAAAACACGCAAACGCAGCCATACCAATTAATACAGGTATAACAGCAAAAATTAACTGCACAAGACCATTTAACGCAGTCCCGACTTTTATAGTGCGCTCATCACATGCAGCAAAAATTTTTCCGATTAACCCCGGCGAAATAAAAAACGACGGCACTAACATTACTATATAACCGATTATCGCTGTGCTTCCCATTCCGTAAAAATCAAAATATGACGAGTCAGAAATTTTCGCCCTTAT
It includes:
- a CDS encoding ABC transporter ATP-binding protein; the protein is MGNKYIMLEVKNLSYKYPDNHEALKNVSFIINQGEKVALVGANGSGKSTLLLHLAGAVNIQDGEILSNKNIGLVFQDSDNQLLMPSVIEDVAFNLVARGINTSKAHEAAKNLLDSLGAAHLADRPPHKLSGGEKKLITIAGTIISQPDILALDEPTSGLDPKARRCVINFLRESDKTILLATHDLDMALDTCSRAIILHNGRVAIEGFLPELFTNRDILERYGLELPLRYS
- a CDS encoding sodium:solute symporter family protein gives rise to the protein MLAFIFIYAVLLVLIGAFIGRRAKSASDFFVAGRKLNSGLLFTTLIAANLGAGSTVGVTALAYKHGLSAWWWTGSAGIGSMILAFIVGPKIWRIAREENFYTLSDYLDKRYSKFFSGIISFMMSIGTLALFSGQLLGIAWILEVAAEIPKTQGVIIGAVVTTLYFAAGGLLSSAFVNIIEVAVILAGFIIALPFVLKFSGGLEGIRAKISDSSYFDFYGMGSTAIIGYIVMLVPSFFISPGLIGKIFAACDERTIKVGTALNGLVQLIFAVIPVLIGMAAFACFPELARADLALPAAMKNMMPFAAACVALAAIFAAEVSTADTVLYMLAGSITNDLYKRFMNPGISDKKLLTGSRVVSVICGVLGVILALKLESIISALTIFYSLMSVSLSAPLIFGLFTRRANNFGAVLSAVMGAALTLYLTFFTETHAINFGFAVLNASTCGIILSFIVMLVSMMFVRVK